One segment of Corynebacterium caspium DSM 44850 DNA contains the following:
- a CDS encoding DUF885 domain-containing protein: MNSETTPRPGAERQPSILDAACDAFVMDLAELTPTDATAWGVADESLNSELQDFSPEYWERRAQLMRNMLMDVDALDESTDDSDDDDDFDDVDHLTAAVLRDRLTLELDKHHAGEDLRLLNNIESPVQIIRDTFLMMDTSTAAGRDAIRGRMAKIPQALRGYQESLSAAAGQGHVAAIRQIDKVISQCEALADTDSMLNNLGVEAHSAEVQNAKRAFGELSAWLGDNLVSMAPARDAVGRDRYELFAHEFIGDEIDLDEAYKWSLERLHEVREEQNALVRELYGPDISIRQAFHNLNHDERYTIHGSDNLQKWMQNTSDAAVAALDGKYFDIPAEIRTLECRIDPAGTGAIYYTPPTDDLQRPGRMWWSVPESQNTFHTWQELTTVYHEGVPGHHLQCGTTVSSDVLNMWRRTACWISGHGEGWALYAEQLMADLGFHEDLGTRLGLLDSQRLRLARVALDIGVHLRKQVPTNTGVWDASYAKWFLRENTAMDEAVMSFELNRYLGWPGQAPSYALGQRLWEETRDAALAEGQTLREFHANALALGSIPMSILAKEVLNN; encoded by the coding sequence ATGAATTCTGAAACCACACCTCGTCCGGGTGCCGAAAGGCAGCCGTCAATCCTCGACGCCGCTTGTGATGCATTCGTAATGGATCTGGCCGAGCTGACACCCACCGATGCCACGGCGTGGGGAGTGGCCGATGAAAGCCTAAATTCTGAACTCCAAGATTTTTCCCCAGAGTACTGGGAACGTCGCGCCCAATTAATGCGCAATATGTTGATGGACGTAGATGCTTTAGATGAAAGCACCGACGATTCCGATGACGATGATGATTTCGACGACGTAGATCACCTCACCGCAGCAGTACTAAGGGATCGCCTCACCCTGGAATTAGATAAACACCATGCCGGTGAAGATCTTCGCCTGCTAAATAATATTGAATCCCCGGTACAAATAATCCGCGATACCTTCCTCATGATGGATACCAGCACCGCTGCTGGTAGAGACGCTATCCGGGGTCGAATGGCAAAAATTCCGCAAGCCTTGCGCGGATATCAGGAATCCTTAAGTGCTGCTGCCGGCCAAGGCCATGTGGCTGCCATCCGACAAATAGATAAGGTAATCAGCCAGTGTGAAGCCTTAGCCGATACCGACTCAATGCTTAATAACTTAGGTGTTGAAGCCCATAGTGCCGAGGTCCAGAACGCGAAACGAGCCTTCGGGGAACTCTCTGCCTGGCTAGGCGATAACCTAGTTTCCATGGCCCCCGCGCGTGATGCAGTGGGAAGGGATCGCTATGAACTCTTTGCCCATGAATTTATTGGCGATGAAATTGACCTCGATGAAGCCTATAAATGGTCCCTGGAGCGCCTGCACGAAGTTCGAGAAGAACAAAATGCGCTAGTTCGAGAACTATACGGCCCCGATATTTCTATTCGACAGGCTTTCCATAACCTCAACCACGATGAGCGCTACACCATCCACGGTAGCGATAACTTGCAGAAATGGATGCAAAACACCTCCGATGCTGCAGTAGCTGCCCTAGATGGCAAATATTTTGATATTCCGGCAGAAATTCGCACCCTGGAATGTCGCATCGACCCAGCTGGCACCGGAGCAATTTATTACACCCCACCCACCGATGACTTGCAGCGCCCCGGTCGGATGTGGTGGTCCGTACCAGAAAGCCAAAATACCTTCCACACCTGGCAAGAACTCACTACCGTCTACCACGAAGGCGTGCCTGGGCATCACTTACAATGCGGAACCACAGTTTCCTCTGATGTGCTAAATATGTGGCGACGCACCGCCTGCTGGATTTCAGGACACGGTGAAGGATGGGCTCTTTATGCCGAACAATTGATGGCTGACCTGGGCTTTCACGAAGATTTAGGGACTCGGCTTGGATTACTAGATTCCCAACGTCTGCGCTTGGCTCGAGTAGCCCTAGATATTGGGGTACATCTGCGCAAACAGGTGCCCACCAATACCGGAGTATGGGATGCCTCCTATGCCAAGTGGTTCCTGCGAGAAAATACCGCCATGGATGAGGCCGTAATGAGCTTTGAGCTCAATCGTTATTTGGGATGGCCCGGCCAAGCACCCAGCTATGCACTGGGGCAAAGGCTTTGGGAAGAAACTCGAGACGCTGCCCTAGCCGAGGGGCAAACATTGCGAGAATTCCATGCGAATGCGCTGGCCTTGGGCTCTATCCCCATGTCGATTTTGGCCAAAGAAGTACTGAATAACTAG
- a CDS encoding ATP-dependent RNA helicase, producing the protein MLFDLPQIGAGLPVFTSLPAVTKALNTAAKAVIQAPPGTGKTTLIPPLVANICGAKTLVVAPRRVAVRAAAQRLAELSHTTLGKEVGYRMRGETRAGSQVEFITPGVMIRLLLNDPELRGIAAVIVDEVHERQLDTDLALGMLVELQQLRDDFTLVAMSATVDAPKFQQLLDGAPLIETPAVLYPVETIYQPHPGRATRSREFWETMGRTASKYLTNTGHSVLVFVPGVREVAQVLAAAGPQAVPLHGRLDSAAQQAALRQNPDGSPRIVVATSIAESSVTVSGVRVVIDAGLSRVPRRDAGRGMTGLVTVSAARSTITQRAGRAGREGPGQVVWMFSAAELRHFPAHPTPEILAADLTQAALWLAAWGSPALPLLDPAPPLALRSATETLKQLKALTSRAELTALGKKLVSLPLDPRLGRAVLESGGINTVAAILAGLSGNLSKVVAPRAEVQRLEKLLQQRDSGVPAGEVIGLAFPQQIARLQADSSAEFGGEYLLASGTRAQATEELRGFPWLAIAEVQRSGNRALIRSGAPITEARALEIIGVEETIQAHLHNGALVGRAIRRAGAIELSAHPVEVPQEIAVQALAATLQEQGLGIFHFSEKAQHLYERLLFLHARCGAPWPDPQADLEWLAPELAMLAAGKPVSKIELYPALKRLLPWPEAANLAKLAPPNLQVPSGSQIKLRYDSGRPVARVKLQECFGLADSPQCAGVRVQFHLLSPAGRELAITDSLESFWNGPYQQVRAEMRGRYPKHPWPEDPWQAPATARTKRREQR; encoded by the coding sequence ATGCTCTTTGATTTGCCTCAAATTGGTGCTGGCCTTCCGGTATTTACAAGCCTGCCGGCGGTAACTAAAGCCCTCAATACCGCTGCTAAGGCCGTTATTCAGGCTCCTCCTGGCACCGGTAAAACCACCCTTATTCCACCTTTAGTGGCCAATATTTGTGGGGCTAAAACGCTAGTAGTTGCTCCCCGACGCGTCGCGGTCCGGGCGGCTGCCCAACGTCTGGCAGAACTTAGCCATACCACTTTAGGCAAAGAGGTGGGTTATCGGATGCGTGGGGAGACGCGCGCAGGTTCCCAGGTGGAATTTATTACCCCAGGGGTGATGATTCGCCTGTTGCTCAATGATCCCGAGTTGCGTGGCATTGCTGCGGTCATCGTCGATGAAGTGCATGAGCGCCAACTTGATACCGATCTAGCCTTGGGGATGTTGGTGGAATTGCAACAGCTTCGCGATGATTTCACCTTGGTGGCTATGTCGGCCACAGTAGATGCGCCTAAATTTCAGCAGCTTTTAGATGGCGCGCCCTTGATTGAAACTCCTGCTGTTTTATATCCGGTGGAGACCATTTATCAGCCTCATCCTGGGCGGGCTACTCGCAGCCGGGAATTTTGGGAAACTATGGGACGCACCGCTAGTAAATATTTAACTAATACTGGGCATTCGGTACTGGTTTTTGTGCCTGGGGTGCGCGAGGTTGCTCAGGTGTTAGCAGCGGCGGGTCCGCAGGCAGTGCCCTTACATGGTCGTTTAGATAGTGCAGCTCAGCAGGCGGCTTTGCGCCAAAATCCGGATGGGAGCCCGCGCATTGTGGTGGCTACTTCTATTGCCGAAAGTTCGGTGACAGTTAGTGGGGTGCGTGTTGTAATTGATGCGGGGCTTTCTCGGGTTCCCCGGCGCGATGCCGGGCGCGGGATGACTGGCCTGGTTACTGTTTCTGCGGCGCGTTCTACTATTACGCAACGTGCCGGTCGAGCTGGTCGAGAAGGCCCTGGCCAGGTGGTATGGATGTTTTCTGCGGCAGAATTACGCCATTTTCCAGCGCATCCGACCCCTGAGATTTTGGCGGCGGATCTCACTCAAGCTGCGCTGTGGTTGGCGGCTTGGGGTTCTCCTGCTTTACCGCTGTTAGATCCGGCGCCGCCGCTTGCGTTGCGTAGTGCAACTGAAACTTTAAAGCAGCTCAAAGCCTTGACTTCGCGCGCTGAGCTCACTGCTTTAGGGAAGAAACTTGTGAGCTTGCCTTTGGATCCGCGTTTGGGGCGCGCGGTTTTAGAAAGTGGCGGCATTAATACTGTCGCTGCTATTTTGGCTGGTCTAAGCGGTAATTTGAGCAAAGTTGTGGCCCCGCGAGCAGAGGTTCAAAGGCTGGAAAAACTGCTGCAGCAACGCGATAGTGGCGTTCCTGCCGGGGAGGTTATCGGTTTAGCTTTTCCGCAGCAAATAGCGCGGCTGCAGGCAGATAGTAGCGCTGAATTTGGCGGCGAATATCTTTTGGCCTCTGGTACTAGGGCGCAGGCCACGGAGGAATTGCGGGGTTTTCCGTGGCTAGCTATTGCCGAGGTGCAGCGCAGTGGGAACCGCGCACTTATTCGCAGTGGTGCCCCTATTACTGAAGCTAGGGCTCTTGAGATTATTGGGGTGGAGGAAACCATTCAGGCCCATTTGCATAATGGGGCGCTGGTGGGACGGGCTATTCGACGTGCGGGGGCCATTGAATTAAGTGCTCATCCAGTGGAGGTTCCTCAAGAAATTGCTGTCCAAGCGCTGGCGGCAACCCTCCAGGAGCAGGGTTTAGGGATTTTTCATTTTTCGGAAAAAGCGCAGCATCTATATGAGCGGCTGCTATTTTTACATGCCCGATGCGGGGCACCATGGCCAGATCCGCAGGCAGATTTAGAGTGGTTAGCCCCAGAATTAGCGATGCTGGCAGCTGGAAAACCGGTGTCTAAAATTGAGCTATACCCGGCTTTAAAACGGTTATTACCCTGGCCAGAAGCTGCTAATTTAGCTAAATTGGCGCCCCCAAATTTGCAGGTGCCTTCAGGTTCTCAGATTAAATTGCGCTATGACAGTGGACGCCCAGTGGCGCGGGTGAAATTACAGGAATGCTTTGGTTTAGCGGATTCTCCACAGTGCGCCGGAGTGCGGGTGCAGTTTCATTTGCTCTCCCCTGCTGGGCGCGAACTAGCTATTACAGATTCTTTAGAAAGCTTCTGGAATGGCCCCTACCAGCAGGTTCGGGCAGAAATGCGGGGACGGTATCCAAAGCATCCCTGGCCCGAAGATCCGTGGCAGGCACCAGCTACTGCCCGGACAAAGCGCCGGGAGCAGCGCTAG
- a CDS encoding RNA-binding S4 domain-containing protein has product MQDFEISISSPTIKLGQFLKLANLAETGGHAKELIAAGEITVNGEITTARGLTLQIGDRVCTPEACATITLEDPALTAADDADEDDFDPEKWRNL; this is encoded by the coding sequence ATGCAGGATTTCGAGATTTCCATCAGCAGTCCCACCATCAAATTGGGGCAATTCCTTAAATTAGCCAACCTTGCCGAAACCGGCGGACATGCCAAAGAACTCATCGCCGCCGGGGAAATAACCGTGAATGGAGAAATCACCACCGCGCGAGGACTTACCCTCCAAATAGGGGACCGGGTATGCACTCCCGAAGCCTGCGCCACCATCACCCTCGAAGATCCCGCACTTACCGCCGCCGACGACGCCGACGAAGATGACTTCGATCCCGAAAAGTGGAGGAATCTCTAA
- a CDS encoding VOC family protein, with protein sequence MPAFRAQEGMPYWAELTSSELRKSTYFYQQLLGWDIADADYRIARASGFPVAGIVPQPDSVLLPDTWITYFYAPKLQDTIARAEELGARVMLPPQEVTLGTIAWLADPSGALLGLIAPSDAGAFVAAGEPSTPVWHELSVTTDFDAATEFYRQLFGWTLETGTGYAAALQSGAAFAGIADLKGQFPPQVPSFWQSYWGVVDIAAAVAKVPQLKGEVLREPFDSPFGKLAIIADSTGATVTLCEVAEYVEDNTQEGEDIFAAVAAAGLL encoded by the coding sequence ATGCCTGCATTCCGTGCTCAAGAAGGTATGCCCTATTGGGCCGAATTAACCTCCTCTGAACTGCGCAAATCAACATATTTCTACCAGCAGCTCTTAGGTTGGGACATAGCTGATGCAGATTACCGCATTGCCCGAGCCAGTGGTTTTCCAGTAGCAGGAATAGTGCCACAGCCAGATAGCGTCTTACTGCCAGATACTTGGATAACCTATTTTTATGCCCCCAAGCTCCAGGACACCATCGCCCGAGCAGAAGAATTAGGCGCCCGCGTCATGTTGCCCCCACAAGAGGTAACCCTAGGCACTATTGCCTGGCTAGCAGACCCCTCCGGAGCACTCCTAGGATTAATTGCCCCCAGTGATGCCGGGGCTTTTGTAGCCGCTGGGGAACCCAGTACCCCGGTATGGCATGAACTTAGCGTGACTACAGATTTCGATGCCGCCACAGAGTTCTACCGCCAGCTATTTGGATGGACGCTAGAAACCGGTACCGGCTATGCGGCTGCCCTCCAAAGTGGGGCGGCTTTTGCCGGAATTGCTGATCTTAAAGGCCAATTTCCACCCCAAGTACCCAGCTTTTGGCAAAGCTACTGGGGGGTAGTCGATATAGCTGCAGCCGTAGCCAAAGTACCTCAATTAAAAGGTGAGGTTTTAAGGGAACCCTTTGATTCACCTTTTGGCAAGCTTGCAATTATTGCAGATTCCACCGGAGCAACCGTCACCCTGTGTGAAGTAGCTGAATATGTAGAAGATAACACCCAAGAAGGCGAAGATATCTTTGCCGCAGTAGCTGCCGCTGGGCTGCTTTAG
- a CDS encoding alpha/beta hydrolase fold domain-containing protein: MNADDKHRSEFRIGGHESALSPEAQLEQLATYIDANYPLPDFTPPWAGGSGDPGPADRWSAKLPDRITHTAMLMLGAGLDHSMPGSAFAQGIAVENCQLPAPAGEAAIFHPSSPSGAWAISLHSGGWWRGAGEALEFQWRPEVAAAAELSGTTILDLDYPLAPAHSLADMVAAIAKAKEFALGSGARSISLWGYSSGAALAAIAAGELGADSLVLTFPDLASVAKLPDAIRAGYSVPALEAWPVAHLVQVASEDEVAADPQVPGAVYYPARHRISTPAVARQKIQDIADFLAAVPSSNGTS, encoded by the coding sequence GTGAATGCAGATGATAAACACCGCTCAGAATTTCGTATTGGCGGCCATGAAAGTGCGCTCAGCCCGGAAGCACAATTGGAGCAGTTAGCTACCTATATTGATGCAAATTATCCGCTGCCAGATTTCACGCCGCCTTGGGCGGGGGGCAGCGGTGATCCAGGACCTGCTGATAGGTGGAGTGCCAAACTTCCGGATCGCATAACTCATACCGCAATGTTGATGCTGGGAGCTGGCCTTGATCATTCCATGCCCGGATCTGCTTTTGCCCAGGGTATTGCGGTAGAAAACTGCCAGCTTCCCGCGCCAGCTGGGGAAGCCGCTATTTTTCATCCTTCGTCCCCTTCGGGGGCGTGGGCGATTTCTTTGCACTCGGGAGGTTGGTGGCGCGGTGCCGGGGAAGCTTTGGAATTCCAGTGGCGTCCCGAGGTAGCTGCGGCGGCGGAGTTATCTGGTACCACTATTTTGGATTTGGATTATCCTTTGGCTCCGGCGCATAGTTTGGCCGATATGGTGGCAGCCATTGCTAAGGCTAAGGAATTTGCTTTAGGAAGCGGTGCGCGCTCGATTAGCTTATGGGGTTATTCTTCTGGCGCAGCTTTGGCAGCTATTGCTGCAGGGGAGCTTGGGGCTGATTCTTTAGTGCTTACTTTTCCTGATTTAGCAAGTGTAGCTAAGCTTCCCGATGCTATTCGCGCTGGTTATAGCGTGCCTGCCTTAGAGGCTTGGCCAGTTGCACACTTGGTGCAGGTAGCTAGTGAAGATGAGGTAGCAGCGGATCCGCAGGTGCCGGGGGCGGTTTATTATCCGGCGCGACATCGGATCTCTACCCCGGCAGTTGCCCGCCAAAAAATCCAGGATATTGCAGACTTTTTGGCGGCAGTGCCAAGCTCTAACGGGACTTCCTAA
- a CDS encoding M13 family metallopeptidase yields MKDLYEYVNGQWLSEHKIPADRGVDGTFHALRDQAEAQVHELVEKDSGRAGTLYRSFMDTEGIKTAGLSVLDADFQEVNAAATPLELAQALGALDRVGVGSPAAFWVEKDSRGTNAVAYIVQSGLGLPDEAYYHASEHAETLAAYEKHVAKMLGYLGVEPAQAAIEAGSIVQLEKDIAAGHWDVVSSRDALKTYNPTTVAELPELIQQLLQLPDGPVIVMMPSYLEHLTELLSAARLADWKLWAKWHILRSRAGVLDPEIGEANFAFYGQVLSGATEQRERWKRGIALAESLVGQEIGKAYVAAHFPAASRDYMLELVDYLVAAYRQRISTLPWMTATTRERALAKLELFNAKIGYPDTWRSFAGLEFSAAGADLVANVRKGSAFQHDYELGKLGKPADREEWFATPQTVNAFYNPVVNDITFPAAILQPPFFDPQASSAQNFGAIGAVIGHEIGHGFDDQGSQYDGHGNLEPWWTDEDRAAFTALTDKLVAQFDGLVPSVLKKAGIESNGVNGKFTLGENIGDLGGLGISVVAYKNWAADHGEELNFQELFIAWATVWRTAIRPEMATQYLAIDPHSPAEFRCNVIAANIAEFYQAFPSVDESADMYIAPEDRVQIW; encoded by the coding sequence ATGAAAGACCTCTATGAATATGTAAATGGCCAGTGGCTATCCGAACATAAAATTCCTGCTGATCGCGGTGTCGATGGCACTTTCCATGCCTTGCGTGATCAAGCCGAAGCTCAGGTGCATGAGTTAGTGGAAAAAGATTCCGGACGCGCCGGCACCCTGTATCGTTCCTTTATGGACACAGAAGGCATTAAAACTGCTGGTCTTAGCGTTTTAGACGCTGATTTTCAGGAAGTTAATGCCGCTGCTACTCCGCTGGAATTAGCCCAGGCACTTGGGGCTTTAGACCGCGTTGGGGTGGGTTCTCCGGCTGCTTTTTGGGTGGAAAAAGATTCTCGCGGTACTAATGCAGTGGCCTATATTGTGCAGTCTGGTTTGGGGCTTCCCGATGAGGCCTACTATCACGCCAGTGAACACGCGGAAACGCTAGCCGCCTATGAAAAACATGTGGCAAAAATGCTTGGTTACCTCGGTGTGGAGCCGGCGCAGGCAGCTATTGAAGCTGGCAGCATTGTGCAGTTGGAAAAAGATATTGCTGCCGGCCATTGGGATGTGGTTAGTTCGCGCGATGCCCTAAAAACTTATAATCCAACGACTGTCGCAGAACTTCCAGAACTTATCCAGCAATTATTGCAATTACCTGATGGTCCGGTAATTGTGATGATGCCTTCCTATTTGGAGCACCTCACGGAGCTGCTTAGTGCGGCCCGGCTAGCTGATTGGAAGCTGTGGGCTAAATGGCATATTTTGCGGTCGCGGGCTGGGGTTTTGGATCCAGAGATCGGCGAGGCAAATTTTGCTTTCTATGGCCAGGTTCTTTCGGGGGCCACTGAGCAGCGGGAACGTTGGAAGCGCGGAATTGCTTTGGCTGAGTCTTTAGTTGGCCAAGAAATTGGCAAGGCTTATGTCGCAGCGCACTTCCCGGCGGCTTCGCGCGATTATATGTTGGAATTGGTGGATTATTTGGTGGCGGCTTATCGGCAGCGCATTTCGACGCTACCGTGGATGACAGCTACTACTCGGGAACGCGCGCTAGCTAAATTGGAGCTTTTTAATGCCAAGATTGGGTATCCCGATACTTGGCGTTCTTTTGCCGGCTTGGAATTTTCTGCCGCGGGGGCAGATTTGGTGGCTAATGTGCGTAAGGGCAGTGCCTTCCAACATGATTATGAGCTGGGGAAATTAGGAAAGCCAGCTGATCGTGAAGAGTGGTTTGCCACTCCGCAGACCGTAAATGCTTTCTATAACCCGGTGGTAAATGACATCACTTTCCCGGCGGCTATTTTGCAGCCACCTTTCTTTGATCCGCAGGCTAGTTCGGCCCAAAATTTTGGGGCTATTGGCGCGGTGATTGGCCATGAAATCGGGCATGGTTTTGATGACCAGGGTTCGCAATATGATGGCCATGGCAACCTGGAGCCTTGGTGGACTGACGAGGATCGGGCGGCTTTTACTGCCCTCACCGATAAACTTGTTGCCCAATTCGATGGTTTGGTGCCGTCGGTGCTGAAAAAAGCCGGTATTGAGAGCAATGGGGTAAATGGCAAATTTACTTTGGGCGAAAATATTGGAGATTTAGGCGGGCTGGGTATTTCGGTGGTGGCCTATAAGAATTGGGCTGCTGACCACGGCGAAGAGCTAAATTTCCAGGAGCTATTTATTGCTTGGGCTACGGTTTGGCGGACAGCGATTCGTCCCGAAATGGCTACTCAATATTTAGCTATTGATCCGCACTCGCCGGCGGAATTCCGATGCAATGTGATTGCGGCCAATATTGCTGAGTTCTACCAGGCCTTCCCTTCGGTGGATGAAAGTGCCGATATGTATATTGCGCCGGAAGATCGCGTACAAATCTGGTAG